One part of the Leptolyngbya sp. FACHB-261 genome encodes these proteins:
- a CDS encoding MAPEG family protein, producing MTWLQSLPLTSVPLYGIAIAAFLIYVPFGVVAVARLQAGYEYSAPRAMFDKLPASAQRASWAHQNAFESFSIFAIAALMAYVTGPHLSQSYWGLTGAEWVAGATVIYLLARLAYAIFYIADLAFGRSLVWAVGQLCIAGLFVISLLSL from the coding sequence ATGACCTGGCTGCAAAGTTTACCGCTCACCAGCGTGCCCCTCTACGGCATTGCAATCGCAGCGTTCTTGATTTACGTGCCCTTTGGCGTCGTTGCCGTAGCTCGTTTGCAGGCAGGCTACGAATACAGCGCGCCGCGCGCCATGTTTGACAAACTGCCAGCCTCTGCCCAACGAGCCTCTTGGGCGCACCAGAACGCCTTTGAATCCTTTAGCATTTTTGCCATTGCAGCCCTGATGGCTTATGTGACCGGTCCCCATCTCAGTCAATCCTATTGGGGGCTGACAGGGGCAGAGTGGGTAGCTGGAGCTACGGTCATCTACCTGCTGGCACGCCTAGCCTACGCAATTTTCTATATCGCTGACCTAGCCTTTGGCCGTTCGCTGGTTTGGGCTGTGGGACAACTGTGCATCGCAGGGCTATTTGTGATTAGCTTGCTCTCGCTGTAG
- the ilvN gene encoding acetolactate synthase small subunit: MKHTLSVLVEDEAGVLTRIAGLFARRGFNIESLAVGPAEQVGFSRITMVVPGDDRIIEQLTKQLYKLINVLKVQDVTEVPCVERELMLLKVNATTSNRSEIIEVAQIFRARVVDVSEDSLTLEVTGDPGKMVAIVQMLNKFGIREIARTGKIALVRESGVNTEYLKAARMAVS; this comes from the coding sequence ATGAAGCACACGCTCTCGGTTCTGGTCGAGGATGAGGCAGGGGTCCTCACCCGTATTGCTGGTCTATTTGCCCGTCGCGGCTTCAACATTGAGAGTCTGGCCGTTGGCCCAGCAGAGCAGGTGGGGTTCTCACGCATCACGATGGTGGTACCGGGAGACGACCGGATTATTGAGCAGTTGACCAAGCAGCTCTACAAGCTAATTAACGTGCTCAAAGTGCAGGATGTTACCGAGGTCCCCTGCGTTGAGCGTGAATTAATGCTGCTCAAAGTCAATGCCACAACTAGCAATCGCTCTGAAATTATTGAGGTTGCCCAGATCTTCCGGGCCCGTGTGGTTGATGTCTCAGAAGATTCCCTCACTCTGGAAGTGACTGGCGATCCCGGCAAGATGGTGGCGATTGTGCAAATGCTCAACAAATTCGGCATTCGCGAGATCGCCCGTACCGGCAAGATCGCCCTGGTTCGAGAGTCCGGTGTCAATACTGAATACCTGAAAGCGGCTCGGATGGCGGTGTCTTGA
- a CDS encoding HAD family hydrolase, which produces MTSDAFLSLPDSLVGIRLIATDMDGTLTTNGHFSAPVLRSLSALAASGLPVLLVTGRSAGWVAGLRAYLPGLVGAIAENGGVGFRPDPDSPEQLLIPLRDVEAHRQQLRATFDKLRASFPSLEAAADNRFRLTDWTFANRNLSFADLQQLRELCGAQGWAFTYSTVQCHIYSIGQDKGSAVSQVLKSWFPGLGAEQVLTVGDSPNDESLFNPALFPVSVGVAGLQDYAEQMTYRPRYLTDASEGEGFCELAALLLKTPPSEPLSGIQY; this is translated from the coding sequence ATGACCTCTGATGCGTTTCTTTCTCTACCTGATTCACTAGTGGGTATCCGTCTGATTGCGACAGACATGGACGGTACCTTGACGACCAATGGTCACTTTAGCGCCCCCGTCCTGCGCAGCCTGAGTGCTCTAGCGGCGTCAGGTTTGCCAGTGCTACTGGTGACCGGGCGCTCGGCAGGCTGGGTCGCAGGCTTACGGGCATATCTGCCAGGACTCGTGGGTGCGATTGCTGAAAATGGTGGCGTTGGCTTCCGTCCCGATCCTGATAGTCCCGAACAGTTGCTGATTCCCCTGCGCGACGTTGAGGCCCACCGACAACAATTGCGGGCAACTTTCGATAAACTGCGGGCCAGTTTTCCCAGCCTGGAAGCCGCGGCAGATAACCGTTTTCGCCTGACCGATTGGACTTTTGCCAATCGCAACTTGAGTTTTGCCGACTTGCAACAACTGCGCGAATTATGTGGAGCTCAGGGCTGGGCGTTCACCTACAGCACCGTGCAGTGCCACATCTACTCGATTGGACAAGACAAAGGCTCCGCTGTGTCTCAGGTGCTCAAAAGCTGGTTCCCTGGCCTAGGTGCGGAACAGGTGTTGACTGTCGGCGACAGTCCCAATGACGAAAGCCTATTCAACCCTGCTCTATTTCCGGTGTCTGTTGGTGTGGCCGGTCTGCAAGACTACGCCGAGCAAATGACTTACCGCCCTCGCTACTTGACCGATGCTTCGGAAGGCGAAGGCTTTTGTGAGCTAGCGGCATTGCTGCTCAAGACACCGCCATCCGAGCCGCTTTCAGGTATTCAGTATTGA
- a CDS encoding CAAD domain-containing protein yields the protein MSVEEQNTEVLDLPGEAPVTTLTKLPPATSTQVGTDENQWQRVGERLAWLTSDVPRQIANFLDRYQTPVKGLGIIALSIPFVVFTAALLRVIAVVPLLAPTLELVGFGYSAWFVYRYLLFADRRQELGTELDQIKGRVWGQDS from the coding sequence ATGAGCGTCGAAGAGCAAAACACAGAAGTCCTTGACCTGCCGGGTGAGGCTCCAGTGACAACCCTTACCAAATTGCCCCCTGCCACCTCAACTCAGGTGGGTACTGACGAAAATCAGTGGCAACGGGTGGGTGAGCGGCTAGCATGGCTAACCTCCGATGTACCACGGCAAATTGCTAATTTCCTAGACCGTTATCAGACCCCTGTAAAGGGATTGGGTATCATTGCCCTCTCGATTCCCTTTGTCGTGTTCACGGCAGCCCTGCTCCGGGTTATCGCGGTTGTTCCTTTGCTGGCTCCCACCCTTGAGCTTGTGGGTTTTGGCTATAGCGCCTGGTTTGTTTATCGCTACCTGCTATTTGCCGACCGCCGCCAAGAGCTTGGCACAGAGCTAGACCAAATCAAAGGCCGTGTCTGGGGCCAGGATAGTTAG
- a CDS encoding alpha/beta hydrolase, whose amino-acid sequence MFDSFRVEIPNGEARLAAEMLLPEAALPPVVLFAPSSGLADSDGNDTDVGFAPLQQLAEGLAERGFRSLRFDRSGLGRSTGEVTAVQGATEDFAVVRQFCRQQPELQGPLVLLSHGEGAALAVLSAQAEPVAALILIAPPVSYLNDLLGFQAAAEQALSASDPEQHRQVLAQLQQEYASKTHLFLLRPVLSLNLSLLAVHGEMDWVFPTHEVRLLEQELYKQELYKSGQAKFTSHILPELDHWLVRTDHWRSAQENLLPHWQVDSAALDLIAHWLKDLA is encoded by the coding sequence ATGTTTGACAGCTTCCGAGTTGAAATTCCAAACGGTGAGGCGAGGCTAGCGGCAGAAATGTTGCTTCCTGAAGCAGCCCTGCCACCTGTAGTCCTATTCGCTCCTAGTAGCGGCCTCGCCGATAGCGATGGCAACGATACAGATGTTGGCTTTGCCCCCCTACAGCAGCTGGCAGAAGGCTTAGCCGAGCGAGGTTTTCGCTCCCTACGCTTTGATCGGAGCGGTTTGGGCCGTAGCACCGGTGAAGTTACAGCTGTGCAGGGAGCAACTGAGGATTTCGCCGTTGTACGCCAATTCTGCCGGCAGCAACCGGAGTTGCAGGGGCCTCTAGTGTTGCTTAGTCACGGTGAAGGTGCAGCCTTAGCAGTTCTGTCGGCTCAAGCGGAGCCAGTCGCAGCTCTGATTTTGATTGCCCCTCCCGTGAGCTATCTCAATGATCTGCTTGGCTTTCAAGCCGCCGCCGAACAAGCCTTATCTGCCTCCGACCCAGAGCAGCATCGGCAAGTTTTGGCTCAACTGCAGCAGGAGTATGCCAGCAAAACCCATCTGTTTTTGCTCCGGCCTGTACTCAGTCTGAACCTATCCCTGTTGGCAGTCCACGGAGAGATGGACTGGGTATTTCCAACTCATGAAGTCCGCTTGCTAGAGCAAGAACTCTATAAACAAGAACTGTACAAAAGTGGTCAAGCAAAATTCACCTCTCACATTCTGCCCGAGTTAGATCACTGGCTGGTCCGAACTGACCACTGGCGTTCTGCTCAGGAGAATTTACTGCCGCACTGGCAGGTTGACTCAGCCGCTCTAGATCTCATAGCCCATTGGTTAAAAGACCTAGCCTGA
- a CDS encoding tetratricopeptide repeat protein yields MSEAAETSRQLYQEGKNAFERGNYREAVQLLEKAAALSARGSFLGGEIQTWLVTAYDAAGQRAEAIALCRQLVQHPSVDIGRQNKRLLYILEAPNLNRRPEWLTEIPDLNQLQESDPKHRAGTVTMKPEARRPSSLELPEPGSTSSRDNTGFIWVALIPFLAWLAWLAWLA; encoded by the coding sequence ATGAGCGAAGCGGCCGAAACTTCCCGCCAACTCTATCAGGAAGGCAAGAATGCCTTTGAACGAGGTAATTATCGTGAGGCGGTGCAACTTTTAGAAAAGGCGGCGGCGCTATCTGCCCGTGGCTCTTTTCTGGGTGGTGAAATTCAAACTTGGTTAGTAACTGCCTATGATGCAGCAGGACAGCGAGCTGAAGCGATTGCCCTGTGCCGTCAATTAGTGCAGCATCCTAGCGTGGACATTGGTCGACAGAATAAGCGTTTGCTCTACATCCTAGAAGCGCCAAACCTTAATCGTCGCCCGGAATGGCTCACTGAGATCCCCGACTTGAATCAGTTGCAAGAAAGTGATCCTAAACACCGAGCGGGGACAGTAACAATGAAGCCTGAGGCACGTCGCCCCTCTTCATTGGAGCTGCCAGAGCCGGGGAGCACATCTAGTCGGGATAACACGGGTTTTATTTGGGTTGCCCTGATCCCCTTTCTGGCCTGGCTGGCTTGGTTGGCTTGGCTGGCTTGA
- a CDS encoding gamma-glutamylcyclotransferase: protein MMLNCSPAQAEEIEAKESQAKKTQAKETFDYFAYGSCMCPVDLKRTLGEPTWPFVLGPATLSGYRLGFYSRSNRRNCGVLDIVRDEKAEVQGVLYRLPWRLSTLLDEREGVSSGWYRQETISVRCQSQVYSHVRTYAVVNKLAGELAPNDWYFDVVLRGALTCGLPEQYCWQLFEHMRHLQAAQLPLAA, encoded by the coding sequence ATGATGCTTAACTGCTCACCTGCCCAAGCCGAAGAGATAGAAGCAAAAGAGAGTCAGGCCAAAAAGACCCAGGCCAAAGAGACGTTCGACTACTTTGCCTACGGCTCCTGCATGTGCCCCGTGGATCTGAAACGTACCCTGGGGGAACCTACCTGGCCCTTTGTACTAGGCCCTGCCACCCTCTCCGGCTACCGGTTGGGCTTTTATTCACGCTCTAACCGACGCAACTGCGGAGTATTAGATATCGTCCGAGACGAAAAGGCTGAGGTTCAGGGAGTGCTCTACCGTCTACCCTGGCGACTGAGCACTTTGCTGGACGAGCGTGAAGGGGTTTCCTCGGGTTGGTACCGGCAGGAAACTATCAGTGTTCGCTGCCAGAGCCAGGTTTACAGCCATGTCCGAACCTACGCTGTAGTCAACAAACTGGCTGGGGAGCTAGCACCCAATGACTGGTACTTTGATGTCGTGCTGCGAGGCGCTTTGACCTGTGGCCTACCGGAGCAGTATTGCTGGCAACTATTTGAACACATGCGCCATCTCCAGGCAGCACAGTTGCCTTTGGCCGCTTAG
- the cbiE gene encoding precorrin-6y C5,15-methyltransferase (decarboxylating) subunit CbiE, whose product MISVVGIGLDGAQGLSAATQQLVSRAQILVGSTRHLSYFPEHPTQRLELGDLSSTLSKLQALAAQEQEIVVLTSGDPLFFGLGRLLLEHIAPDCLTFYPAVSSVQLAFARIKQPWQEAQVISAHGRSLERLIRTLQTGARQIAVLTSPEHSPGAIARLLQSLNLPLTYDFWICENLGGLQERVAKLSLSEAMTCSVAPLNLVLLVRQDELPQPESLPILGIADRAFLSFEDRPGLITKREVRVLTLSELTLEPGQTVWDIGAGTGSVSIEIARLLPTGAVYAIEKTAAGVSLIERNCQRLGVSNVQVIAGIAPEVLASLPDPDRVCLGGSGGELEAILEVLAQRLKPAGVLVANLATLEHLHRAQQWLTASHWEVNLLQANLARSVPVGSLTRFTPLNPVTLLRAVRPKP is encoded by the coding sequence ATGATTTCTGTAGTTGGCATTGGCTTGGATGGAGCGCAGGGGCTCAGCGCTGCAACTCAGCAGCTAGTCAGTAGAGCCCAGATTTTAGTTGGCAGCACGCGGCATCTCAGCTATTTCCCTGAGCATCCTACACAACGGCTAGAGCTAGGGGATCTCAGCAGCACACTCAGCAAGCTTCAAGCCCTGGCTGCACAAGAGCAAGAGATTGTAGTGCTTACCTCCGGCGACCCTTTGTTCTTTGGCCTAGGGCGTTTGTTGTTGGAGCATATTGCCCCCGACTGCTTAACCTTCTACCCGGCAGTCAGTTCGGTGCAACTGGCTTTTGCTCGAATCAAGCAGCCGTGGCAGGAGGCACAGGTCATTAGTGCGCACGGACGCAGCCTAGAGCGGTTAATACGCACGTTGCAGACCGGTGCTCGTCAGATTGCAGTGCTCACCTCGCCTGAGCACTCTCCTGGGGCTATTGCTCGCCTGCTCCAGTCATTGAATTTGCCACTCACTTACGACTTCTGGATATGTGAGAATCTCGGCGGTTTACAAGAGCGGGTTGCAAAGTTGTCGCTCTCGGAAGCGATGACTTGCTCAGTCGCGCCACTGAATTTAGTCCTGTTAGTCCGGCAAGACGAACTGCCCCAGCCCGAGAGCTTGCCCATTCTGGGCATTGCCGACCGTGCTTTCTTGAGCTTCGAGGATCGGCCAGGGTTGATCACCAAGCGCGAGGTTCGAGTTCTGACACTGAGTGAGTTGACCCTAGAACCAGGCCAAACCGTCTGGGATATTGGGGCTGGTACTGGCTCGGTCAGCATTGAGATCGCTAGGCTCCTGCCCACAGGCGCAGTCTATGCGATTGAGAAAACTGCGGCTGGCGTGAGTCTGATTGAGCGCAATTGTCAGCGCTTGGGGGTCAGCAATGTTCAGGTTATTGCGGGGATTGCGCCCGAGGTACTAGCTAGCCTACCCGACCCCGACCGCGTCTGCCTGGGTGGCAGTGGCGGTGAATTAGAAGCAATCCTAGAAGTTCTGGCTCAACGGCTGAAGCCTGCTGGGGTATTGGTGGCGAACTTGGCAACCTTGGAGCACCTACACCGGGCACAGCAGTGGCTCACTGCCTCTCACTGGGAAGTAAATCTGCTGCAGGCAAATCTAGCCCGGTCAGTGCCGGTTGGATCACTGACACGCTTCACACCGCTCAATCCAGTGACTCTATTGAGAGCAGTACGGCCTAAGCCATAA
- a CDS encoding D-Ala-D-Ala carboxypeptidase family metallohydrolase, with product MPPLSSPQRDQIFVAEAQRTGIHKPILSALYRVLHYPNLPDGDTGLGVVPTGTVTYSQVGNLAAQARHAADAVRKITNALSKRDWKGSELWDPQNRRYTEKLVRAIAAFYAPLADEELALVEPELNNPNGLWGAYIQETSPLAQTAATGTADAQALDKALVSFTQRIPEAYKGLPQQREAVLEGLRLWRQLDTRSDAVKSLAVTAPIQANDAQLDPALIQFVKRLPQNYTQLPQQREALLVMAQRWRQLDSPEETVEALQRNISPQPDLSLLDPALVAFANRVPKNYKGEIHQRSALVELVRQWRKLSSPDQVPASLGMPSTGSINNFSPTDVAELDRRLQAFATRVPPAYKEEDHQRQALLSLVQQWRKQPNQAETVESLQADLKAMDEAQKAAALGKSVDEDKAPPAPRPAPAPPRPDRWTPRNIQLYASIIPGGNFTWAEATHGGSRMPPDQATVDAMIRIAKMAQLARNKIGRPFRITSWYRPPEINRQVGGASQSRHMVGDAIDFYVEGLTGNQLYWTLDSWWTGGLGRYTKFPALCHIDARTYRARWKH from the coding sequence ATGCCCCCTCTGTCCTCCCCCCAGCGCGATCAGATTTTCGTCGCAGAAGCCCAGCGCACCGGCATCCATAAACCGATTCTGTCGGCTTTGTACCGGGTTTTGCACTATCCCAACCTACCGGATGGCGACACAGGTTTGGGGGTGGTGCCCACGGGGACAGTGACTTATAGCCAAGTTGGGAATCTAGCGGCCCAAGCTCGCCATGCCGCCGATGCGGTTCGCAAAATCACTAACGCCCTCAGCAAGCGGGATTGGAAGGGCTCGGAGCTGTGGGATCCTCAGAATCGCCGCTACACCGAAAAACTGGTACGTGCGATCGCTGCCTTCTACGCGCCCTTAGCTGATGAAGAACTGGCCCTGGTTGAACCAGAACTGAACAATCCCAACGGCTTGTGGGGAGCCTACATTCAAGAGACTAGCCCCCTAGCTCAGACGGCAGCTACAGGCACAGCAGATGCTCAGGCCCTAGACAAGGCTCTGGTTAGTTTCACTCAGCGCATCCCAGAGGCCTATAAAGGCTTGCCGCAGCAACGCGAGGCTGTCCTGGAAGGGTTACGCCTCTGGCGACAACTAGATACACGTAGCGACGCCGTGAAATCCTTGGCTGTGACGGCACCGATCCAAGCCAACGACGCCCAGCTGGATCCGGCCCTTATTCAGTTCGTCAAACGACTTCCCCAGAACTACACCCAGTTGCCGCAGCAGCGCGAGGCTTTGTTGGTGATGGCGCAACGCTGGCGTCAGCTCGACTCCCCCGAAGAAACGGTAGAAGCCTTACAACGAAATATCTCGCCCCAACCCGATCTCTCGCTGCTGGATCCGGCACTAGTTGCCTTTGCCAATCGAGTGCCTAAAAACTATAAGGGAGAAATCCATCAGCGCTCAGCGCTGGTAGAGCTGGTTAGACAGTGGCGCAAGCTCAGCTCGCCGGACCAGGTGCCTGCTAGTCTAGGCATGCCCAGCACAGGCTCAATTAACAACTTCAGCCCCACAGATGTTGCTGAGCTAGACCGACGTCTGCAGGCCTTCGCGACCCGTGTTCCCCCAGCCTACAAAGAGGAAGATCATCAGCGCCAAGCCCTGTTGTCGCTGGTTCAACAATGGCGCAAGCAACCTAATCAAGCGGAGACGGTGGAATCGCTTCAGGCAGACCTCAAGGCGATGGATGAGGCGCAAAAGGCGGCAGCTTTGGGCAAGAGTGTTGATGAAGACAAAGCTCCACCTGCGCCTCGACCGGCTCCAGCTCCACCTCGCCCCGACCGCTGGACCCCCAGAAATATCCAGCTCTACGCCAGCATTATCCCCGGTGGCAACTTCACCTGGGCCGAGGCAACTCACGGCGGCTCGCGTATGCCGCCTGACCAAGCCACTGTAGATGCGATGATTCGCATCGCCAAAATGGCTCAGTTGGCTCGCAACAAAATCGGGCGTCCCTTTCGCATTACCAGTTGGTACCGTCCGCCCGAGATCAACCGTCAAGTTGGCGGAGCCTCCCAGAGTCGCCACATGGTCGGCGATGCGATCGATTTCTATGTCGAGGGTCTAACGGGCAACCAGCTGTACTGGACACTGGATAGTTGGTGGACGGGTGGCTTGGGGCGCTACACCAAATTTCCAGCGCTCTGCCATATCGATGCCCGGACCTACCGCGCCCGCTGGAAGCACTGA